A stretch of DNA from Vibrio sp. ED004:
TATCATAGTGATTGGTCTTACGGTCAGTCTTAATCTGGTTTCGTTGCCCGTGATTGCCGCCGTGGTCAGTATCGTGACCTTGTTTAATTGTTTGGTCGCGTTGATGGGTAAGCCGCTGCTTGGGGAACTCAAGATTCTGGTGGTGTTGGTGATCGGTATTATCCCCGGCGTGTCACTTGGGGTGTTTTTACTGGACGAGTTGAGCGAGTCGGCGACGCATATTCTGCGAGGGCTATTGGGGGCAATGGTGTTATTCGCAGGTCTGAGCTTTATGTTCAAACCTAAAACTAGAAAAGACCGCTCGGCAACCGTGTCGTTTTTGTTATCTGGCTTTAGCTCTGGCTTAGCGGGAGGGTTGTTTGGGATGGCGGGTCCACCAATTGTGTATCACCTCTATCGACAGCCTTTTACGCTCGATCTGGTACGAAGTACATTGCTGATGGTGTTCGCTTGTACGTCGATGTCTCGTACCGTCAATGTCTACGCGGCAGGTGACATGGAAGCGAGCATACTGTGGTTGTCTGCGATTGCCGTTCCCTTGGTGGCGCTTGTCACTATGTTTGCTCGGCGCTTCCCGCCGCCATTGTCGAATGACCAACTCAGAAAGTTAGTATTTATGGTGTTGATGTTGATTGGTGGGTATTTGATGGCTGTTTCTGCGTGGGCGTTGTTTGGCTTTTCGTAAAACCACTTTCGGCAAAGGAGGCTAGTGATTCGCTAGCCTAAGCCTCTCTGTTTAAACACGCTTTAGCATCTCAAAGATACTCCTAGATAATCCAAACAAGCAGCTTTCCTGTACATCTAAAGTAATGTTACTGCGGTAGTACGGGCTTAAATCGACGTCCATTCCCACGCCATGAATCTCAATACCATTTTTGGTCGACTCACGCTCAATCACTTGTTTGAGATGGTTATCCAAATAGAACTGATCATTGGCTGTGCTGGTGGCGGTATCCATCGGACAGCCGTCTGAGAACACAATCAACACCTTTCGCTGTGCGCTATGTTGCTGCAAGCGCTGGCTAGCGAACTGAACCGCTTCTCCATCAATCCCTTCTTTAAAGATGTCTGCTTTGCGAAGACTGGCAATGCCAAGGCGAGAGCGTCTCCAGTGGGTATCAAAATCCTTAAACACAATGTGTCGAACTTCGTTTAAACGGCCTGGGTGTTTCGGTTGACCTTGCTTGAGCCACTGTCGATAGACCTTGCCACCATTCCAGTTGTTGGTGGTGAAGCCGATAATCTCGAAAGGGATATTGGCGAGTCCAACGGATTTGAGAATCGTATCCATCAGTAGACTCAGTTTGTGACTGTGTTTTTGCATTGACCCTGAGCAGTCCATTAGAAACGTGATGGCACATTGATGAGATGCGCCAATCTCTGGCTGATAAAAGACAGTACGATCCAACGGCGAAGTGATGAGCTTGGTGATCGTAGTGGCGTTAACAATGCCTTCTTCTAAATGATCCTGACGTCGGTTCCTTTGTGGCGTGGCAACAAAGCTGGTGAGTATAGCGGCCAAGCGGCGAGTGTTTACTTGTCTCGCCATGATGTCATCGGTGAGCTTTTGTCTCAGTTCGAGTAATAGGGCGCGCCTGACGAGTTTGTCTGCCGCGATCACTTGGTCAAATTCTGAATTAAAGACCTGATAATTGGCACCCGACAGTTCAAACACCTTGCTGCTGCCTGTGATGTCGGTATCGACGTCTTCATCTTGAATGTCGCTATCAACGATAAGGGCAAGTTGCGCGAGGATTTTGATGTCTTCTTCAACCGTAGGTGTCGGCGAGTTATTACTCTCTTGTTTTTGGTTGATGAGTTCTTGCGCTAAAGAGGCGAGTTCATTGGCGCAGTGAGCAAATTGCTGTTGGTTTACTCGATATTCCTTCAAGCGTTTCAGGCTACTTCCGAAAATAGGCACGATGCCCGCACGAGTTGATTCAATGGTTTCAGCAATCGGCTCTGAAACTGGAACACCGGTTAAGCGGGTATGGATAACCTGCATCAGTGTGAACAGCAACATACCAATTCGTGATTCAGTAAAGCCATTCTGATGGTACTGATCACTCCAATACGCAAAGTTGAACTGAATACTCTTAGTCACGCCTTTTAGGTAAGACGGGACTTGTGACTCGATTCGTACCTGTTCGCAAAAATCATATAACAGACGTTCGACTTCGTTTGTTGGTCGTAATGAATAGTGAAGATCAGTATCTGAAAACAATAGTCTCAGTGCCGATGAATCGATCTTGCCTTGCATTGAGAGCTTGCTGTTTGTTAACTCATGGCGAGACACAAAGGTGAGATCGTTGGTGTGTGCAGACTGATAATAGCAGGGGCTATTGCCGTTATAGAGACGCTCTCCCCGATAATTCAGGTTCAATTCTCCACTGATCGCTCTAGCGACAGACACACCAAGGTCGAGGATCTTTTTCTGCTGAGAAGAAACATTGGCCATGGTTTACGACTCCGACTGCGCATAACTCTGAGTAGGCGTTTCTAGGGCCTCACCAAAGCAGCGGAAGTAATATTCGTTTACCAACTCTTTCTCTTCGTCTTCACAACGGTTTAGGAATGAAAGCCTAAATGCCGTGGCTACGTTATCGAATATTCGGATATTTTCGGCCCATGTAATCACGGTTCTCGGAGACATTACCGTCGACAAATCACCTGCTCTAAAACCATTTCGCGTTAAACCAGCGGTTGCGATCATTTTCTCAACTAATTGCTGACCACTTTCATTGTTCAGCTCTGGGCGCTTTGATAACACGATCTTGATTTCATGTTGCGGATCTAAATAGTTAAGCGTGGCGATGATGTTCCATCGGTCAAGTTGGCTATGGTTAAGCACCTGAGTACCGGAATACAAACCCGAGAAATTACCCAAACCAAGTGTGTTACAGGTAGCAAAGAGGCGGAAAGAAGGGTGAGGCGTGATCACTCGGTTTTGCTCTAAAGAGGTGTATTTGCCGTCTTGCTCTAAGAGTTGTTGAATCACAAACATCACATCTGGTCGTCCTGCATCGTATTCGTCTAATACCAGAGCGATGGGCTGCTGGATGCTTTGCGGAAGAATGCCTTCTTTAAACTCTGTCACCTGCATTCCATCTTTAATGACGATGCTGTCCTTTCCTATGAAATCCAATCGGCTTAAGTGCCCGTCTAGGTTGATCCTCAAACACGGCCAGTTCAATCTCGCGGCGATTTGCTCAATGTGGGAAGACTTGCCCGTTCCGTGTGTACCTTGTATCAACGTGCGGCGATTAGAGGTGAAGCCCGCCAATATCGCTAGCGTTACTTCAGGATCAAAACAGTAGTTAGGATCGACCTTGGGTACATACTCTCCCGCATGCTCAAACGCCAATACCGTTAGGTTGCTGTCGATGCCAAAACACTCTCTCACACTTACTGCTTGCGTTGGTATCAATTCCGCATCATTCATTTTTCTTCTCTCTTAATAGCTTCCATTGACTGCCGCGATGGGCGATATGTCATCGATTATTAACAGCTCACTCTAAGTTAACGGCACTTTTTGTACAAAAAACTATCAATAATGTGATCCAGTTTTATTAATTAGAATGAATTGTTCCAATTTAACATAAAAAGTTGACGCGCAAAAAATCTACTACTAAGGTGAAAATGAATTCGAAAAAGAGACAATTCATTCCGAAAAATGAAATTTTGGTTAACTCAAGGAGAATGGAAGAATGAGTGAGCAAGAAAAACGTACGGTTGTTTCCGGCACAGTAACAATGACACCATCAGAAGCGTTCGTTGAAACTATGGTTGCTAATGATGTTACTGACATGTTCGGCATCATGGGGTCAGCATTTATGGACGCAATGGATATCTTTGCTCCAGCTGGCATTCGATTGGTCCCAGTGGTACACGAGCAAGGTGCTGCTCACATGGCAGATGGCTACTCTCGTGTATCTGGTCGCCATGGTGTGGTTATCGGGCAGAATGGCCCAGGTATTAGTAACTGTGTAACTGCGATTGCAGCGGCATTCTGGGCACACAGCCCGGTCGTGATTGTGACGCCAGAGACTGGTACTAAAACAATGGGCTTAGGTGGTTTCCAAGAGTGTAACCAACTTCCAATGTTCCAAGAGTTTACTAAGTATCAAGGACACGTAACGCACCCAGACCGTATGGCGGAATACACGGGCCGATGCTTTGACCGCGCAATGAGCGAAATGGGTCCGACTCAACTGAATATCCCACGTGATTATTTCTACGGCGAAACTCAAACCGAGATCCCTAAGCCAGCGCGTTTAGACCGTGGCCCGGGTGGTGAGAAGTCTCTGAATGAAGCGGCAGACCTAATTGCTGAAGCGAAATTCCCAGTCATCATTTCTGGTGGCGGCGTGGTAATGGCTGATGCAGTTCAAGAGTGTGCGGCATTGGCAGAAAGACTAGGCGCACCCGTAGTAAACAGCTACCTACACAATGACTCTTTCCCTGCTAGCCACCCATTATGGTGTGGTCCTTTAGGCTACCAAGGTTCGAAAGCAGCAATGAAGTTGATGGCTCAAGCGGATGTGGTTATCGCTTTGGGTACACGTCTTGGTCCATTCGGTACTTTGCCTCAACATGGCATGGATTACTGGCCGAAAGACGCGAAAATCATCCAGATCGATGCAGACAACAAGATGCTTGGCCTCGTTAAGAAGATCTCTGTTGGTATCTGTGGCGACGCAAAAGCAGCGGCTGTGGCATTAGCTGAAAGACTGGAAGGTCGTGCACTGTTGTGTGATGACAATAAAGGTGCTCGCCAAGACACAGTGGCAACAGAAAAAGCGTTGTGGGAAAAAGAGCTTGATGAGTGGACGCACGAACGTGACTCGTTCAGCTTGGATATGATTGAAGAAAACTCGCATGAGACTCCGTTCTCTGGTGGCGAATATTTACACCCACGCCAAGTACTGCGTGAACTAGAAAAAGCGATGCCAGAAGACGTTATGGTCTCAACGGATATCGGTAACATCAACTCGGTGGCAAATAGCTACTTACGCTTTGAAAAACCACGTAGCTTCTTTGCGGCAATGAGTTTCGGTAACTGTGGTTACGCGTTCCCGACCATCATTGGTGCGAAAGCGGCAGCTCCTCATCGTCCAGCTATTTCTTATGCAGGCGACGGTGCGTGGGGCATGAGCTTGATGGAGACCATGACATGTGTTCGTCATAACATTCCAGTGACAGCCGTGGTATTCCACAACCGTCAATGGGGAGCAGAGAAGAAGAACCAAGTCGACTTCTACAACCGACGCTTCGTTGCTGGTGAACTGGACAACCAAAGCTTTGCGGAAATCGCACGAGCAATGGGCGCTGAAGGTATCACGGTTGATCAGCTAGAAGATGTAGGTCCAACTCTGCAAAAAGCCATCGATATGCAAATGAACGAAGGCAAAACAACCATCATTGAAATCATGTGTACTCAGGAATTGGGCGACCCGTTCCGCCGAGATGCACTATCAACGCCGGTTCGTTTCCTAGATAAGTACAAAGACTACGTATAAGTCATAGGAAGTTTGCCCGACCAAAACCGTCTCGTGAATGCTAGATAAAGAGTTATCGAGAATGTGGTTGGGCAAACAAATTAAGCTCTAACACTAGCCACTAATTTTAAATTGGATGATGAAACAGAACGGGTCAACGACCGAGTTGTTTTTAAAGATTCTTAATAGTGCAGATATCTAAGTATTGGGTCATATATTTCTATTATTTCGCTCTAAATATTAGAGCCCTAATGAAATAACCAAGGTGAATAGGTGTTCGGTTTCATTAATAGAGACTTATCAATAATTATTATGAGTTGCTTTTAAATAGTAATTACCGATAAGTCGATAGAGTTATTAGACTTTAGTCTGTGTATTTTATTACACGTCAGTTTTTAACGAATAAATTTTAATTTAGTTATTTATATTGTCGAGTGGTTGGAACCAAA
This window harbors:
- a CDS encoding sulfite exporter TauE/SafE family protein, with translation MELPVLLAILATIAVGTYFQTVTGFGLGIIVIGLTVSLNLVSLPVIAAVVSIVTLFNCLVALMGKPLLGELKILVVLVIGIIPGVSLGVFLLDELSESATHILRGLLGAMVLFAGLSFMFKPKTRKDRSATVSFLLSGFSSGLAGGLFGMAGPPIVYHLYRQPFTLDLVRSTLLMVFACTSMSRTVNVYAAGDMEASILWLSAIAVPLVALVTMFARRFPPPLSNDQLRKLVFMVLMLIGGYLMAVSAWALFGFS
- a CDS encoding cobalamin biosynthesis protein CobT gives rise to the protein MANVSSQQKKILDLGVSVARAISGELNLNYRGERLYNGNSPCYYQSAHTNDLTFVSRHELTNSKLSMQGKIDSSALRLLFSDTDLHYSLRPTNEVERLLYDFCEQVRIESQVPSYLKGVTKSIQFNFAYWSDQYHQNGFTESRIGMLLFTLMQVIHTRLTGVPVSEPIAETIESTRAGIVPIFGSSLKRLKEYRVNQQQFAHCANELASLAQELINQKQESNNSPTPTVEEDIKILAQLALIVDSDIQDEDVDTDITGSSKVFELSGANYQVFNSEFDQVIAADKLVRRALLLELRQKLTDDIMARQVNTRRLAAILTSFVATPQRNRRQDHLEEGIVNATTITKLITSPLDRTVFYQPEIGASHQCAITFLMDCSGSMQKHSHKLSLLMDTILKSVGLANIPFEIIGFTTNNWNGGKVYRQWLKQGQPKHPGRLNEVRHIVFKDFDTHWRRSRLGIASLRKADIFKEGIDGEAVQFASQRLQQHSAQRKVLIVFSDGCPMDTATSTANDQFYLDNHLKQVIERESTKNGIEIHGVGMDVDLSPYYRSNITLDVQESCLFGLSRSIFEMLKRV
- a CDS encoding AAA family ATPase, which encodes MNDAELIPTQAVSVRECFGIDSNLTVLAFEHAGEYVPKVDPNYCFDPEVTLAILAGFTSNRRTLIQGTHGTGKSSHIEQIAARLNWPCLRINLDGHLSRLDFIGKDSIVIKDGMQVTEFKEGILPQSIQQPIALVLDEYDAGRPDVMFVIQQLLEQDGKYTSLEQNRVITPHPSFRLFATCNTLGLGNFSGLYSGTQVLNHSQLDRWNIIATLNYLDPQHEIKIVLSKRPELNNESGQQLVEKMIATAGLTRNGFRAGDLSTVMSPRTVITWAENIRIFDNVATAFRLSFLNRCEDEEKELVNEYYFRCFGEALETPTQSYAQSES
- the xsc gene encoding sulfoacetaldehyde acetyltransferase → MSEQEKRTVVSGTVTMTPSEAFVETMVANDVTDMFGIMGSAFMDAMDIFAPAGIRLVPVVHEQGAAHMADGYSRVSGRHGVVIGQNGPGISNCVTAIAAAFWAHSPVVIVTPETGTKTMGLGGFQECNQLPMFQEFTKYQGHVTHPDRMAEYTGRCFDRAMSEMGPTQLNIPRDYFYGETQTEIPKPARLDRGPGGEKSLNEAADLIAEAKFPVIISGGGVVMADAVQECAALAERLGAPVVNSYLHNDSFPASHPLWCGPLGYQGSKAAMKLMAQADVVIALGTRLGPFGTLPQHGMDYWPKDAKIIQIDADNKMLGLVKKISVGICGDAKAAAVALAERLEGRALLCDDNKGARQDTVATEKALWEKELDEWTHERDSFSLDMIEENSHETPFSGGEYLHPRQVLRELEKAMPEDVMVSTDIGNINSVANSYLRFEKPRSFFAAMSFGNCGYAFPTIIGAKAAAPHRPAISYAGDGAWGMSLMETMTCVRHNIPVTAVVFHNRQWGAEKKNQVDFYNRRFVAGELDNQSFAEIARAMGAEGITVDQLEDVGPTLQKAIDMQMNEGKTTIIEIMCTQELGDPFRRDALSTPVRFLDKYKDYV